In Penaeus vannamei isolate JL-2024 chromosome 4, ASM4276789v1, whole genome shotgun sequence, a single window of DNA contains:
- the LOC138860568 gene encoding lactosylceramide 4-alpha-galactosyltransferase-like, translating to MRRLQGRVRTSVLYLAPLFLFLFFFFQLPTEMIAEGDPQDTWLSHLCQRQRPHLKRVREKEHLKVTWKPVGEGSIFFTQTSCATDFSSREACAVESAALHHPDKQVILYMTSPYISSNNPINQVLLGLRNVQMHWLDLDQVFVEEPLLTWHQERFWYMNQDIAPATVSDAVRTELLRRMGGVFLDLDAITLRPLPARANWLGRLDHNQVSTAAANFTRNHRLFQMVVDAIPKAHDPRHCCTIGPKLVTSYLHQLCPDNVTVPDATDAETMESCGDITIFNTHAFYPLSYLKEDLLSIFKSREGIGPRFFGSTRAYTLHLFHSLTKSGRVISNSDSILEEAARRNCPQVYKTILENNLLL from the exons ATGCGACGCTTGCAAGGGAGAGTACGAACATCGGTGCTCTACTTGGcccccttgttcctcttcctcttcttcttctttcaactcCCGACGGAGATGATAGCAGAAGGCGACCCTCAAGACACCTGGTTGAGTCACCTGTGCCAGCGACAACGGCCTCACCTGAAGCGCGTCCGGGAGAAGGAGCACCTGAAAGTCACCTGGAAACCTGTGGGCGAAGGGAGCATCTTCTTCACCCAGACGTCCTGTGCCACTGACTTCTCCagcagggag GCTTGTGCTGTCGAAAGCGCTGCTCTCCATCACCCTGATAAGCAAGTCATCTTGTACATGACATCTCCTTACATCAGTTCCAATAATCCAATAAATCAG GTGTTGTTGGGCCTCCGCAATGTCCAGATGCATTGGCTCGACCTCGATCAGGTTTTTGTTGAGGAACCCCTGCTTACGTGGCACCAAGAGCGCTTTTGGTATATGAATCAAG ATATTGCCCCGGCCACCGTGAGCGACGCAGTCAGGACCGAGCTCCTTCGTCGTATGGGCGGAGTCTTCCTGGACCTCGACGCTATCACGCTCCGCCCACTCCCCGCCCGCGCGAACTGGTTGGGGCGTCTCGACCACAACCAGGTCAGCACCGCCGCCGCCAACTTCACGAGGAATCATCGGCTCTTCCAG atggTGGTTGACGCCATCCCTAAAGCCCACGACCCGAGACACTGCTGCACCATAGGCCCAAAGCTCGTCACCAGCTATCTCCACCAGCTGTGCCCCGACAACGTCACCGTGCCCGACGCAACCGACGCAGAGACAATGGAGTCCTGCGGTGACATAACGATCTTCAACACGCACGCCTTCTACCCCCTGTCTTACCTGAAGGAGGATCTTCTGAGCATTTTCAAAAGCAGGGAAGGCATCGGTCCGAGGTTCTTTGGTTCCACGCGGGCCTATACCTTGCATCTGTTCCACTCCCTGACGAAAAGCGGGAGAGTAATCAGTAACAGCGACTCTATCTTGGAGGAAGCTGCGAGGAGAAACTGCCCGCAGGTGTACAAGACCATTTTAGAAAATAACCTTCTGTTATGA